The following coding sequences lie in one Lolium perenne isolate Kyuss_39 chromosome 2, Kyuss_2.0, whole genome shotgun sequence genomic window:
- the LOC127333515 gene encoding uncharacterized protein isoform X1 — protein sequence MAFIPELRLVYLKGRRASFRTSSEQQRDLVGGRHYLPIGTISCSTSSSSRADLLVLLHLGLSPLPASFFVARSAAGRHLLLSICFFPDRIAKWCGEIRQVLRMSLGKF from the exons ATGGCCTTCATCCCCGAGCTTCGCCTCGTCTACCTCAAAGGACGGCGCGCCTCATTCCGTACATCAAGTGAGCAGCAACGTG ATCTCGTGGGCGGAAGACACTACTTACCGATTGGAACCATATCCTGTTCAACATCATCATCCAGCCGAGCTG ATCTGCTAGTTCTTCTGCATCTGGGCCTCAGCCCACTCCCTGCCAGCTTCTTCGTCGCCCGGAGCGCGGCAGGCCGCCACCTGCTGCTCAG catttgcttcttcccggataggatcgcgaagtggtgcggtgagatacgacaagttctccggatgtccctcggcaagttttaa
- the LOC127333515 gene encoding uncharacterized protein isoform X2 encodes MAFIPELRLVYLKGRRASFRTSNLVGGRHYLPIGTISCSTSSSSRADLLVLLHLGLSPLPASFFVARSAAGRHLLLSICFFPDRIAKWCGEIRQVLRMSLGKF; translated from the exons ATGGCCTTCATCCCCGAGCTTCGCCTCGTCTACCTCAAAGGACGGCGCGCCTCATTCCGTACATCAA ATCTCGTGGGCGGAAGACACTACTTACCGATTGGAACCATATCCTGTTCAACATCATCATCCAGCCGAGCTG ATCTGCTAGTTCTTCTGCATCTGGGCCTCAGCCCACTCCCTGCCAGCTTCTTCGTCGCCCGGAGCGCGGCAGGCCGCCACCTGCTGCTCAG catttgcttcttcccggataggatcgcgaagtggtgcggtgagatacgacaagttctccggatgtccctcggcaagttttaa